From the Halorhabdus utahensis DSM 12940 genome, one window contains:
- a CDS encoding FG-GAP repeat protein: MDIYRRRALALLGSASITAVAGCSGIAAPGQSFEDRTGLTADDGGTGDNFGHEVAVSADGSTVLVGASRADTPDGTETGAAYVFERTDGSWTQNGKLVPETIEEKSMFGFGVALSADGRTAVVGCAFDERRETRPSGAVYVFERVDGEWIQRARLIEDMAADPADRSAAYTDALGESVAVSADGETVLAGAPFHAVSGSSGAPPVSGGSDFENLVASVWNPIGPAPGAAFVFERSDGEWHQTAKFATGEWQGQSHVGSAVALTADGSKAFVASQGRSSVSVFERVDGSWTEASALPIDDDVFLRRDGVIGISTDGTTAVTGDYGGPAAVFEWADCEWTRSATLEASPTEDPWSNANVALSGDGDTALIVRESGERKNAVEAFTRSGSSWSRKTVLTTGDDRPEMGFGASLALSGDATTAVVGAAGAAFVFE; this comes from the coding sequence ATGGACATCTACCGCCGGCGGGCCCTGGCACTCCTCGGCTCGGCGAGTATCACGGCAGTTGCCGGCTGCAGCGGGATCGCCGCTCCGGGCCAATCCTTCGAAGACCGAACGGGACTCACAGCTGACGACGGCGGCACTGGCGACAATTTCGGCCACGAGGTCGCGGTATCGGCGGACGGATCGACAGTACTCGTCGGCGCATCTCGAGCAGACACGCCCGACGGGACGGAAACAGGCGCTGCCTACGTCTTCGAACGAACAGACGGATCGTGGACCCAAAACGGGAAGCTCGTTCCCGAAACGATAGAGGAAAAGTCTATGTTTGGATTCGGTGTGGCACTGTCGGCTGACGGCAGGACAGCTGTCGTCGGATGCGCGTTCGACGAGCGACGCGAGACACGCCCATCCGGCGCGGTGTACGTCTTCGAACGCGTCGACGGAGAGTGGATTCAACGGGCGAGATTGATCGAGGACATGGCAGCCGACCCTGCAGACAGATCTGCAGCGTATACCGATGCACTCGGTGAATCCGTCGCGGTCTCGGCCGACGGCGAGACAGTCCTGGCCGGCGCACCGTTCCACGCTGTCAGTGGGAGCAGCGGTGCGCCGCCGGTGTCGGGCGGGTCGGACTTCGAAAACCTGGTTGCGTCCGTCTGGAACCCGATCGGCCCGGCACCGGGGGCGGCGTTCGTCTTCGAGCGATCCGACGGCGAGTGGCACCAGACGGCGAAGTTCGCCACCGGCGAATGGCAGGGACAGAGCCACGTGGGATCGGCCGTCGCACTCACGGCTGATGGGTCGAAAGCATTCGTCGCCTCCCAGGGACGCAGTTCGGTTTCCGTGTTCGAGCGCGTTGACGGATCCTGGACCGAAGCATCGGCGCTCCCGATCGATGATGACGTCTTCCTGAGGCGCGACGGTGTGATCGGCATATCGACTGACGGAACGACGGCGGTCACCGGGGACTACGGCGGTCCGGCAGCCGTCTTCGAGTGGGCGGACTGCGAGTGGACCCGATCGGCGACACTCGAAGCCAGCCCCACGGAGGACCCCTGGAGTAACGCGAATGTCGCGCTCTCCGGTGACGGCGATACCGCCCTCATCGTCAGAGAGAGTGGCGAGCGGAAGAATGCCGTCGAGGCTTTCACTCGGTCGGGAAGCTCCTGGAGCCGAAAGACGGTACTCACGACTGGCGATGACAGACCGGAAATGGGTTTCGGGGCGTCACTGGCCCTCTCCGGTGACGCCACGACGGCCGTCGTCGGTGCTGCTGGCGCAGCATTCGTCTTCGAGTGA
- a CDS encoding LAGLIDADG family homing endonuclease produces MARAENTEFIDLFEEFYRDYYRNEIGELAQKYPNDQKSLFVDYQDLYRFDPDLAEDYRNKPDQLQEYAEEALRLFDLPIDVKLGQAHVRMTNLPESTDIRDIRADHRGQLVSIQGIIRKATEVRPKITDAAFECQRCGTLTRIPQSTGDFQEPHECQGCERQGPFRINFDQSEFIDAQKLRVQESPEGLRGGETPQNIDVNIEDDITGHVTAGDHVRVTGVLKLDQRGNDREKSAMFDVYMNGVSVEIEDEEFEEMDIDEDDKKEIVALSEESDIYEQMTDSIAPSIYGYDQEKLAIALQLFSGVTKHLPDESRIRGDLHVLLIGDPGTGKCLDADTNVQLADGTTSAIGELVEANLDDPKPVDDGVWDHASIPLPTLAPDGSLTTAEATKVWKREAPEHLYRIRTESGKELDVTPSHPLFVQQDGTPTAMEAENLEEGEFVATPRSVPTAGDDRIEADHRESQSPNAVRFSAPDTWTPSLARLVGYIVAEGHVVHRADNTADLRITNEDEPVLEDARAAFEALDLPYSEDVREESGVTRLRCHSSEFVSFLEAIEPAILENSAYQRVPERIKQASDSIRRAFLRAYVEGEGHVAASERELTVASMSEALLEDVRCLLTTLGIDASIHERVNGSYRLRISGDDFGHYVSAVGFVTDRKQLAAESYEGTAGNTNRDVVPVSGDTLREVREALALTQTDCGVPRTTYQHYERGDRNPSRGSLRAVVDAFEKRLAWLKDQREGLAAEDWETIVELRDELSISQQSLADGMDVTQTAISYYERNEVAPDGGETVAASSVINDRLEEALAVESTVDRLDDLATNDVRWDRIASIEAVEPDDEWVYDLEVEGTHSYVSNGVVSHNSQILQYIRHIAPRSVFTSGKGSSSAGLTAAAVRDDFGDGQQWTLEAGALVLADRGIAAVDELDKMRCVTGDTLVQAGDGRRRIRELAGETAEAGSIEELPNGRTIRDVDIDVWTMTDDETLTRRPVTAIHEYDAPETLYEVTLSTGEEVTVTPDHPFFIEQASGRVETPAEDLQPGDLVFVPEGSAMATDGGIAQIDTSSDRLGPAESGLGDIGLRTIENVESVPDHDYDSVYDLTVEGTHNFLANGMVVHNSEDRSAMHEALEQQSISISKAGINATLKSRCSLLGAANPKYGRFDQYEPIGEQIDLEPALISRFDLIFTVTDQPDEEEDAKLAEHILRTNYAGELNTHREQNSTSDYSAEEVANVTDTVAPEIDPELLRKYVAYAKRSCFPTMTEEAKAAIRDFYVELRTKGSGEDAPVPVTARKLEALVRLAEASARVRLSDTVEEEDAERVIGIVRSSLEDIGIDPETGELDADVVETGTSKSQRDRIKNIRGIIADIEEEYDEGAPVDVVIERAEEVGMEASKAEHEIEKLKQQGEVYEPRTDHLRTT; encoded by the coding sequence ATGGCTCGCGCGGAGAACACGGAGTTCATCGATCTCTTCGAGGAGTTCTATCGCGATTACTACCGCAACGAGATCGGCGAGCTCGCCCAGAAATACCCCAACGACCAGAAGTCGCTGTTCGTCGACTACCAGGACCTCTATCGGTTCGACCCCGACCTGGCGGAGGACTACCGCAACAAACCCGACCAGCTCCAGGAGTACGCCGAGGAAGCCCTCCGGCTGTTCGACCTGCCGATCGACGTGAAGCTCGGCCAGGCTCACGTCCGGATGACCAACCTCCCGGAGTCGACGGATATCCGGGATATTCGAGCCGACCACCGCGGCCAACTCGTCAGCATCCAGGGCATCATCCGGAAGGCCACCGAGGTCAGACCCAAGATCACCGACGCCGCCTTCGAATGCCAGCGCTGTGGCACGCTCACTCGCATCCCCCAATCGACCGGCGACTTCCAGGAACCACACGAGTGTCAGGGCTGTGAACGCCAGGGCCCCTTCCGGATCAACTTCGACCAGTCGGAGTTCATCGACGCCCAGAAGCTCCGGGTGCAGGAATCCCCGGAAGGGCTGCGTGGCGGGGAGACGCCACAGAACATCGACGTCAACATCGAGGACGACATCACCGGCCACGTCACCGCGGGCGATCACGTCCGGGTAACGGGCGTGCTCAAACTCGATCAGCGTGGCAACGACCGCGAGAAGTCGGCCATGTTCGACGTCTACATGAACGGCGTCAGCGTCGAGATCGAGGACGAGGAGTTCGAGGAGATGGACATCGACGAGGACGACAAGAAGGAGATCGTCGCCCTCTCGGAAGAGTCCGACATCTACGAGCAGATGACCGACTCCATCGCCCCCTCGATCTACGGCTACGACCAGGAGAAACTCGCGATCGCCCTCCAACTTTTCTCAGGAGTGACAAAACACTTGCCTGATGAATCGCGGATACGTGGGGATCTGCACGTGCTTCTAATCGGGGACCCTGGTACCGGGAAGTGCCTCGATGCCGACACGAACGTGCAACTCGCCGATGGGACCACGAGCGCGATCGGCGAACTCGTCGAGGCGAACCTCGACGATCCCAAGCCCGTCGACGACGGCGTCTGGGATCACGCGTCGATCCCGCTGCCGACGCTCGCACCCGACGGGTCGCTCACAACGGCCGAGGCGACTAAAGTTTGGAAGCGGGAGGCTCCTGAGCACCTGTATCGGATCCGGACCGAGAGCGGCAAGGAACTCGATGTGACGCCGTCCCATCCGCTGTTCGTCCAGCAGGACGGGACGCCGACGGCGATGGAAGCTGAGAATCTTGAAGAAGGTGAGTTCGTTGCTACGCCGCGATCAGTTCCGACGGCAGGGGACGATCGAATCGAGGCGGACCATCGCGAGTCTCAGTCGCCCAACGCCGTGCGGTTTTCGGCACCCGATACGTGGACACCCTCACTTGCTCGGCTCGTGGGGTACATCGTCGCGGAAGGCCACGTGGTCCATCGGGCGGACAACACTGCTGACCTGCGGATCACGAATGAGGACGAGCCAGTCTTGGAAGATGCCCGGGCGGCCTTCGAGGCGCTTGACTTGCCCTACTCCGAGGATGTGCGAGAAGAATCTGGTGTCACTCGTCTTCGCTGTCACTCAAGCGAATTTGTCAGCTTTCTCGAAGCTATCGAGCCGGCGATTCTCGAAAACTCCGCATACCAACGCGTCCCGGAAAGAATCAAACAAGCGAGCGATTCCATCCGTCGGGCGTTCCTGCGGGCGTATGTCGAAGGGGAAGGCCACGTGGCCGCGTCCGAACGTGAACTCACCGTCGCCTCGATGAGCGAAGCGCTACTCGAAGACGTGCGCTGCCTCCTCACCACGCTCGGTATCGACGCAAGCATCCACGAACGCGTCAACGGGAGCTACCGTCTCCGCATCAGTGGGGACGACTTCGGTCACTATGTTTCGGCAGTTGGCTTCGTCACCGACCGGAAACAGCTCGCTGCGGAGTCCTACGAAGGGACGGCCGGGAATACGAACCGCGATGTCGTTCCTGTCTCTGGAGACACGTTGCGTGAGGTCCGTGAAGCTCTCGCGCTCACACAAACAGATTGCGGCGTTCCAAGAACCACCTACCAGCATTACGAGCGCGGCGATCGAAACCCGAGTCGCGGATCGCTCCGCGCCGTCGTCGACGCGTTCGAGAAGCGACTCGCGTGGCTGAAAGACCAGCGGGAGGGGCTCGCCGCTGAGGACTGGGAGACGATCGTCGAACTGCGGGACGAACTCTCCATCTCACAGCAATCGCTCGCCGACGGGATGGACGTTACCCAGACGGCGATCAGCTACTACGAGCGTAACGAGGTCGCACCCGACGGCGGTGAGACGGTCGCTGCCAGCTCAGTCATCAATGACCGACTCGAAGAAGCGCTTGCCGTCGAATCCACTGTCGACCGATTGGACGACCTCGCCACGAACGACGTTCGCTGGGATCGCATCGCCTCGATCGAAGCGGTCGAACCCGACGACGAGTGGGTGTACGACCTCGAAGTCGAGGGCACTCACAGCTACGTTTCCAACGGTGTCGTCTCGCACAACTCCCAGATCCTCCAGTACATTCGCCACATCGCACCGCGGTCAGTTTTCACGTCGGGGAAGGGGTCCAGCTCGGCAGGGCTCACCGCTGCGGCTGTTAGAGATGACTTCGGCGACGGCCAGCAGTGGACGCTCGAGGCCGGCGCGCTGGTGTTGGCCGACCGCGGGATCGCCGCCGTAGACGAGTTAGACAAGATGCGGTGCGTTACTGGGGATACTCTCGTGCAGGCGGGTGACGGACGACGACGAATCCGCGAACTGGCCGGCGAAACTGCCGAAGCGGGATCAATCGAGGAACTCCCGAACGGGCGCACGATACGGGACGTCGATATCGACGTATGGACGATGACCGATGACGAGACGTTGACGCGACGCCCAGTGACGGCCATCCACGAGTACGACGCACCCGAGACACTCTACGAGGTGACGCTTTCGACCGGCGAAGAAGTGACTGTCACGCCGGATCATCCGTTCTTCATCGAACAGGCCAGCGGGAGAGTCGAGACACCTGCCGAAGACCTGCAACCGGGCGATCTCGTTTTCGTCCCGGAAGGCTCAGCGATGGCAACTGACGGTGGAATAGCCCAAATCGACACCTCATCCGATCGCCTTGGCCCGGCGGAATCCGGACTCGGCGATATCGGGCTTCGAACGATCGAAAACGTCGAGAGCGTCCCGGACCACGACTACGATTCAGTTTACGACCTGACTGTCGAAGGCACCCACAATTTCCTCGCCAACGGAATGGTCGTCCATAATTCCGAGGACCGCTCTGCCATGCATGAAGCCCTCGAACAACAAAGTATTAGCATCTCAAAGGCTGGAATAAACGCCACACTCAAATCCCGCTGTTCGTTGCTCGGGGCGGCAAACCCCAAGTACGGCCGCTTCGATCAGTACGAGCCCATCGGCGAGCAGATCGACCTCGAGCCGGCGTTGATCTCGCGGTTCGACCTCATCTTCACCGTCACCGACCAGCCCGACGAAGAGGAGGACGCCAAACTGGCCGAGCACATCCTCCGGACGAACTACGCGGGTGAACTCAACACCCACCGGGAGCAAAACAGTACCTCGGACTACAGCGCCGAGGAGGTCGCGAACGTCACCGACACGGTCGCCCCGGAGATCGACCCCGAACTCCTCCGGAAGTACGTCGCCTACGCCAAGCGGAGTTGCTTCCCGACGATGACCGAGGAAGCCAAGGCGGCCATTCGAGACTTCTACGTCGAGTTGCGGACGAAGGGCTCGGGCGAGGACGCGCCGGTGCCCGTGACTGCCCGGAAGCTCGAGGCGCTGGTTCGCCTTGCGGAGGCCAGCGCCCGCGTCCGGCTCTCCGATACCGTCGAGGAAGAAGACGCCGAACGCGTCATCGGGATCGTCCGCTCGTCGCTGGAGGACATCGGGATCGACCCCGAGACGGGCGAACTCGACGCCGACGTGGTCGAAACGGGGACCTCCAAATCACAGCGCGATCGGATCAAGAACATCCGCGGGATCATCGCCGACATCGAGGAGGAGTACGACGAGGGCGCACCGGTCGATGTCGTGATCGAGCGCGCCGAAGAAGTCGGGATGGAGGCTTCAAAGGCCGAACACGAGATCGAGAAACTCAAACAGCAGGGCGAGGTGTACGAACCCCGCACCGATCATCTCCGAACGACCTGA
- a CDS encoding VanZ family protein: MSTRSRQADRSLRWLVVLVVTAILFVAAVVEPSSDIARSGPFGLLTQATWLHVFGYAFFSLTLVYALLDTPDEPTLHPAVVPIIVVAYGILLELVQLLIPYRSFGVGDILADAVGAVVVVAVWAYGRAALAALGFRRS, from the coding sequence ATGAGCACCCGCTCCCGGCAGGCTGATCGATCGCTGCGGTGGCTGGTCGTCCTCGTCGTCACGGCGATCCTCTTCGTCGCGGCGGTCGTCGAACCTTCGTCGGATATCGCCCGATCGGGACCGTTCGGCCTGCTCACACAGGCGACCTGGCTGCACGTCTTCGGCTACGCCTTTTTCAGCCTGACGCTGGTGTACGCACTGCTGGATACGCCCGACGAGCCGACGCTCCATCCAGCGGTCGTCCCCATCATCGTCGTCGCCTACGGCATCCTGCTCGAACTCGTCCAGTTGTTGATCCCCTACCGCTCCTTTGGCGTGGGGGACATCCTCGCGGACGCGGTCGGGGCCGTCGTGGTGGTCGCCGTGTGGGCCTACGGCCGAGCCGCGCTGGCGGCACTCGGATTTCGGCGATCGTGA
- a CDS encoding helix-turn-helix transcriptional regulator, which yields MDNSLTEYREASGLSQRALAEHVAVTRQTINAVEGNRYDPSVELVFKLAAFFEVPVEDLFHPDVELERTVSEIGD from the coding sequence GTGGACAACTCACTCACGGAGTATCGCGAGGCGTCCGGGCTCAGCCAGCGGGCCCTCGCCGAACACGTCGCGGTCACCCGACAGACGATCAATGCCGTCGAAGGCAACCGGTACGACCCATCGGTTGAACTGGTGTTCAAACTGGCAGCGTTCTTCGAGGTTCCCGTCGAAGACCTGTTTCACCCCGATGTAGAACTCGAACGCACCGTTTCCGAAATCGGTGACTGA
- a CDS encoding transcription initiation factor IIB, with amino-acid sequence MHAPGTSGECPECSGELLRDGRETICHDCGLVVSEARIDRGPEWRSFDDDTSDRRRTGPPVSRSRHDHGLSTRIGRDRGAPPRRRRRIARLRRQHRRSQTASKAERNLMYGIMEIRRLVGRLSLSRSFRDDACVLFETAQGEGLLHGRSIEGMAAAAVYAVCRIAGVSRTVEEVATVAHASEDELTVAYAAVNRELGLETGPIDPREYLPRFASRLDLRTDVERRARELAAFVSEENLAGGRAPSGVAAACLYTAARERKVDVTQREVADIAGVAPATLRSTYQDVHSKA; translated from the coding sequence GTGCACGCTCCAGGCACATCGGGGGAATGCCCGGAATGTTCGGGGGAACTGCTGCGTGACGGCCGCGAAACGATCTGCCACGACTGTGGGCTGGTCGTCTCCGAAGCACGGATCGACCGGGGTCCGGAGTGGCGGTCGTTCGACGACGACACAAGTGACCGTCGTCGTACCGGACCACCGGTCTCGCGGTCGCGCCACGATCACGGGCTGTCGACTCGGATCGGTCGCGACCGTGGCGCACCGCCGCGACGCCGACGACGCATCGCGCGGTTGCGCCGACAACACCGACGGTCACAGACGGCTTCGAAAGCCGAGCGGAATCTGATGTATGGCATCATGGAGATCCGCCGGCTCGTCGGTCGACTGTCACTGTCCCGAAGCTTCCGTGACGACGCCTGCGTCCTGTTCGAAACAGCCCAGGGGGAGGGACTGTTACACGGCCGCTCCATCGAGGGGATGGCCGCCGCCGCGGTCTACGCCGTGTGCCGGATCGCCGGCGTCTCGCGGACGGTCGAAGAGGTCGCGACGGTCGCCCACGCGAGCGAGGACGAGTTGACGGTCGCCTACGCTGCCGTCAATCGCGAACTGGGGCTGGAAACCGGGCCGATCGATCCCCGGGAGTACCTGCCACGATTCGCCAGCAGGCTGGACCTCCGGACGGACGTCGAGCGCCGCGCTCGCGAACTCGCCGCGTTCGTCTCCGAGGAGAATCTGGCTGGCGGGCGCGCGCCGAGCGGGGTGGCAGCAGCGTGTCTGTATACGGCGGCCCGTGAGCGAAAGGTCGATGTCACGCAACGCGAGGTTGCGGACATCGCTGGGGTGGCACCTGCAACGCTCAGGTCGACGTATCAGGACGTGCACAGCAAAGCCTAA
- a CDS encoding archaeosine biosynthesis radical SAM protein RaSEA: MSQPSPDVYEQGRGMDAHNKVMREIRSRNDASYEPDEPTRVWIDRDNTPDGVVDSLTIVLNTGGCRWARAGGCTMCGYVAESVDGGTVAHEDLLAQIDAALEQERETHDGTCRQVKIYTSGSFLDEREVPAETQQAIADAFGDRNRIVVESLPDFVDREKIADFREQGLETDVAIGLETATDRVRHDCVNKYFDFADFEDACTEAVAADAGVKAYLLMKPPFLSENEAIEDMISSVERCAAVEGCHTVSMNPTNVQRYTMVEQLYFDGGYRPPWLWSVAEVLRETAEEDVTVVSDPVGHGSDRGPHNCGECDDHVQTAIKDFNLRQDPSVFTQVECECERTWDIVREREKSYSLPLAQ; this comes from the coding sequence ATGAGCCAGCCGAGTCCGGACGTCTACGAGCAGGGACGGGGCATGGACGCCCACAACAAAGTGATGCGGGAGATCCGATCCCGCAACGACGCGTCCTACGAACCCGACGAGCCCACCCGGGTCTGGATCGACAGGGACAACACGCCCGACGGCGTCGTCGATTCGCTGACGATCGTCCTCAACACCGGCGGGTGTCGGTGGGCCCGGGCCGGCGGGTGTACGATGTGTGGCTACGTGGCCGAGAGCGTCGACGGCGGGACGGTCGCCCACGAGGACCTCCTCGCCCAGATCGATGCCGCACTCGAACAGGAGCGCGAGACCCACGACGGCACCTGCCGGCAGGTCAAGATCTACACGTCTGGGAGCTTCCTCGACGAGCGCGAGGTCCCGGCCGAGACCCAGCAAGCCATCGCCGACGCCTTCGGTGATCGGAATCGGATCGTCGTCGAATCGCTCCCCGATTTCGTCGATCGGGAGAAGATCGCGGACTTCCGCGAGCAGGGTCTGGAAACTGACGTGGCGATCGGTCTGGAGACGGCGACCGATCGGGTTCGCCACGACTGCGTAAACAAGTACTTCGACTTCGCCGACTTCGAGGACGCCTGCACGGAGGCGGTCGCCGCCGACGCCGGCGTGAAGGCCTATCTCCTCATGAAGCCGCCGTTCCTCAGCGAAAACGAGGCGATCGAGGACATGATCTCCTCGGTCGAGCGATGTGCGGCCGTCGAGGGCTGTCACACCGTCTCGATGAACCCGACGAACGTCCAGCGCTACACGATGGTCGAACAGCTCTACTTCGACGGCGGCTACCGCCCGCCATGGCTCTGGAGCGTCGCCGAGGTCCTCCGGGAAACGGCCGAAGAAGACGTGACCGTCGTCTCGGATCCCGTCGGCCACGGTAGCGACCGGGGACCGCATAACTGCGGAGAGTGTGACGATCATGTCCAGACGGCGATCAAGGACTTCAACCTCCGGCAGGACCCGAGCGTGTTCACGCAGGTCGAGTGTGAGTGTGAGCGAACCTGGGATATCGTCCGGGAGCGCGAGAAAAGCTATTCGTTGCCGCTGGCGCAGTGA
- a CDS encoding DUF7860 family protein, with amino-acid sequence MAPTRNMDYAAWTKNSFLLGVGLLTIGALGHIVGPALVGQLEGWVSTLLLDLEILGVLIGLIAPLVFGIVLPLTE; translated from the coding sequence ATGGCACCGACCCGGAACATGGACTACGCAGCGTGGACGAAAAACAGCTTTCTCCTCGGCGTTGGCCTCCTGACGATCGGCGCGTTGGGCCACATCGTCGGTCCAGCACTCGTCGGTCAGTTAGAGGGGTGGGTATCGACGCTCCTGCTCGACCTGGAGATCCTCGGCGTGTTGATCGGTCTGATCGCGCCGCTCGTGTTCGGCATCGTGCTCCCGCTGACGGAGTAG
- the phaC gene encoding class III poly(R)-hydroxyalkanoic acid synthase subunit PhaC, whose amino-acid sequence MADPLSAALDVQRRALEEMQEAGETADVLDERLETMADVEVGGTPADVVYEENKLQLLHYDPEAAGIDIPEEEREDVPILVVYALINKPYILDLQPDRSVVRRLLEAGHDVYLIDWNEPSRLDQHLTLEDYVDRYIENCVDTVRERSGQDAINILGYCMGGTMSVMYAALHPAKVNALGLMATGLYFENSGGVLEQWGAEEYYDPAKVTETFGNVPSEFLDEGFALMDPIDNYVTKYVRFVENLDNEDFVKNFARMEQWLEEGVDVAGTTYTQFLEDIYQGNKLYENELYLGDQHVDIDNIDMPILQIVGEYDHLVPPAASKPFNDVIASDDTDIIEYSTGHVGMAVSSSTHEDVWPQVAEWFSERSQLDEAESADEESEETEERTEETPEPAEDAEETPEQAKDTEASPDVETIDGIGPTYAERLEAAGFETVDDLAESDPETVAEAAEAPLGRVEDWFEAIE is encoded by the coding sequence ATGGCAGATCCACTCAGCGCCGCACTGGACGTCCAGCGCCGGGCGCTCGAGGAGATGCAGGAGGCCGGCGAGACCGCCGACGTTCTCGACGAGCGCCTCGAAACCATGGCCGACGTCGAAGTCGGGGGGACCCCCGCCGACGTCGTCTACGAGGAGAACAAACTCCAACTCCTCCACTATGATCCCGAAGCGGCGGGTATCGACATTCCCGAGGAGGAACGCGAGGACGTGCCGATCCTCGTCGTCTACGCGCTGATCAACAAACCCTACATTCTCGATCTGCAGCCCGATCGGTCCGTCGTCCGTCGCTTGCTGGAAGCGGGCCACGATGTCTACCTGATCGACTGGAACGAGCCCTCGCGGCTCGACCAGCACCTCACGCTTGAGGATTACGTCGACCGCTATATCGAAAACTGCGTCGACACTGTCCGGGAGCGCTCGGGCCAGGATGCGATCAACATCCTTGGATACTGCATGGGTGGCACGATGAGCGTGATGTACGCCGCGCTTCACCCGGCGAAGGTCAACGCCCTCGGGCTGATGGCGACCGGACTCTACTTCGAGAACTCCGGTGGCGTCCTCGAACAGTGGGGTGCCGAGGAGTACTACGACCCCGCGAAGGTGACCGAGACCTTCGGGAACGTCCCCTCGGAGTTCTTAGACGAAGGGTTCGCGCTGATGGACCCGATCGACAACTACGTCACCAAGTACGTCCGCTTCGTCGAGAACCTCGACAACGAGGACTTCGTGAAGAACTTCGCCCGGATGGAACAGTGGCTCGAAGAGGGCGTCGACGTCGCCGGCACGACCTACACGCAGTTCCTCGAGGACATCTACCAGGGCAACAAGCTCTACGAGAACGAACTGTACCTCGGCGACCAGCACGTCGACATCGACAACATCGACATGCCGATACTGCAGATCGTCGGCGAGTACGATCATCTCGTCCCGCCGGCGGCGAGCAAGCCGTTCAACGACGTGATCGCGAGCGACGACACCGACATCATCGAGTACTCGACGGGCCACGTCGGCATGGCCGTCTCCTCGAGTACCCACGAGGACGTCTGGCCCCAGGTCGCCGAGTGGTTCAGCGAGCGCTCGCAGCTCGACGAGGCGGAGTCAGCCGACGAGGAGTCCGAGGAAACTGAGGAACGCACCGAGGAGACCCCGGAGCCGGCCGAGGATGCCGAGGAGACCCCGGAGCAGGCAAAGGACACCGAAGCGTCCCCCGATGTCGAGACGATCGACGGGATCGGCCCGACCTACGCCGAGCGGCTCGAGGCGGCCGGATTCGAGACGGTCGACGATCTGGCCGAATCCGATCCCGAGACGGTTGCCGAGGCCGCCGAGGCACCGCTCGGCCGCGTCGAGGACTGGTTCGAAGCCATCGAGTGA
- a CDS encoding DUF2178 domain-containing protein, whose protein sequence is MSGFLERPSRIRRVVAGLTVVGAVALAGFTVLERPLVGVTVFGLAITGVMVAMYRTERPVFDERDEQISREAAEWTLSLLGISSMLVFPTLTFAWGVDKFEWQPWSTAIAMFVAVLYLIYGAFLVVLRSQR, encoded by the coding sequence ATGAGCGGATTCCTCGAACGACCGTCTCGGATCCGACGTGTGGTCGCCGGCTTGACGGTCGTCGGCGCGGTTGCCCTCGCCGGCTTCACCGTGCTGGAACGGCCACTGGTCGGCGTCACCGTATTCGGCCTCGCTATAACCGGTGTGATGGTCGCTATGTACCGGACGGAACGGCCAGTGTTTGACGAACGCGACGAGCAGATTTCCCGGGAGGCCGCCGAGTGGACGCTATCGCTGTTGGGAATAAGCTCCATGTTAGTGTTCCCCACACTCACCTTCGCGTGGGGGGTGGACAAATTCGAGTGGCAGCCCTGGAGCACCGCGATCGCCATGTTCGTCGCCGTTCTCTATCTGATCTACGGCGCGTTCCTCGTCGTGCTCCGTAGCCAGAGGTGA
- a CDS encoding HIT family protein, with protein sequence MTDCVFCAIVEGDVPSDTVHETDDALAFLDANPLAKGHTLVVPKAHHERLGDVPPEEAEGFYAALHEVVPAVEAAVDAPATTVAVNNGEPAGQEVPHVHAHVIPRFPDDSAGPVHALFTDRPRIGDTERESIVADIAANI encoded by the coding sequence ATGACCGACTGCGTGTTCTGTGCGATCGTCGAGGGCGACGTGCCGAGCGACACCGTTCACGAAACTGATGACGCGCTGGCGTTTCTGGACGCCAACCCGCTCGCGAAGGGGCACACGCTCGTGGTTCCGAAAGCGCACCACGAGCGACTCGGCGATGTCCCGCCCGAGGAAGCCGAGGGGTTCTACGCTGCGCTTCACGAGGTTGTCCCTGCCGTCGAGGCGGCCGTCGACGCGCCCGCGACGACCGTCGCCGTCAACAATGGCGAACCCGCCGGCCAGGAAGTTCCGCACGTCCACGCCCACGTCATCCCGCGGTTTCCGGACGACAGTGCCGGACCGGTCCACGCCCTGTTCACCGATCGGCCACGGATTGGAGACACCGAACGGGAGTCGATCGTGGCCGACATCGCCGCCAATATCTGA